Within Candidatus Rokuibacteriota bacterium, the genomic segment AGGCCGAGGGGGTGGAGCAGCTCGCGGCGGCCATCGCCGGCCAGGCGGAAGCGTACTGGCGCGCCCTCGCGGACGCCTGCGAGACGGCGACCGCGGCCTTCAACGCGGGACGGGGCCGCGCGGTGGTGTGACGTGCCATCGCGAGGAGGCCGGGCAGTTCCGGCTCGCTTTGCTGGCCGGCAACGCGCGCGCCGCGCTGTCCATGGCGACGGGTGCCAGCGCCGGTCTCCACGTCCTGCGCCGTGGCCCCCACGGAGGCGAGGAGCAGTGCCCTGCTGACTTCGTGCTCGGCGCCGGCGAGCTGCGCATCCGCGCGGCCGGCCTCGACGGGGCGGACCCAGACACGGCCGCGCGCTGGGCGCTGGAGCCCTGGCTGCGCGGCCTCACGACCGACTGACCATCTACGAGAGGAGAGCATCATGGCCGTCCTGGAAGCGATCAAGCAGTACCTGACGCCGCGCAGCGCCCCCACGGCGCTGCCGCCGGCCGAGCGTCTCGCCCGTCAGCGCAGACTGGCGGCCGAGCGGCACGCCCTCACGGACCAGAAGGGGGCCTCCGTCGAGCGGCACGCCCCGCGGCTCGCCGCGGCCCGGCAGGAGGTGGACCAGGCGCGCGCCCAGCTCGAGGCCGCCACCCTCCGCCTCGGGGACGTGTCGCGCGCAGCCCGCGGGGAGGCCTTCGACCTGGACCGCAATCTGACGGCGGTGGAGCATGAGCTCCGGACGCTCGCGGACCCCGCCATCGCCGACTTCCTCGCCGACCTCCAGGCGACCGCCGGCAGCGCCGAGGAGGTCGGGCTGAAGGTGCGTCGTTCCATCGGATGGGAGTATGACCACCGGCGCCTCGGGCCGGTCCAGGTCCAGCAGACGAACAGCGCCGAGCTGAGCGAGGTGTTCGCCGAGTTCCGCGCGGTGCGCCGCGAGGTCGAAGGCCTCGCCCTCGAGCCGATCGCGCAGGACGAGCTGCTCGCGCGGCTGGCGACCTACCAGGAGCGCCTCATCGCCTTCGCGGCGGCGCGCGGCTTCCGGGTCCTGTGGCAGAGAGCCGCTTGAACGCCTACACGCGGCTGCTCATCCGTGACCGGCTGCTCGAGCTGGCCGGGCGCCCTGGGATCCTCCCGGGATTCCGGATCATCGCCGCGGCGCCGCGCCCGCCGGCCGGTGCCGACCTGTCGGAGGTGCTCGCCGAGCTGGCCGCCGAGCTGGCCGCGGCGGAGAGGAGCTGACCATGAGGTACGAGCGGATCCTGGCCGAAGTCCTGTCCATGCCCTGGGCGATCCACCGCGACATGCTCGCCCAGCTCGCCGGCATCCTGGCGCTCCGGGCCGCCGGCAAGCGCCTGACCGACGAAGAGATCGAAGCGCGCATCGCTCCGGGCCAGGAGCGGGCGGCGGGGCGCGGCGCGCGCGGCCAGGTCGGGGCCATCGCCGTCATGCCGATCGTCGGCCTGTTGCTCCCGCGCGCCGAGGCGCTCTCGCAGACGAGCGGCGCGGTCAGCACGCAGGAGCTCGTGGCGCAGTTCCAGCAGCTCGTGGCCAACGAGAGCGTGGGCGCGATCATCCTCGACATGGACAGCGCCGGGGGCAGCGTCGGCGGGGTCGCCGAGTTCGCCGATGCGGTCTTCCAGGCGCGCGCCGTCAAGCCCGTCGTCGCCTTCGCCAACCCCATGATGGCCTCGGCCGCCTACTGGATCGGGGCCTCGGCCTCGGAGCTGGTCGTCGCGCCCTCCGCCCTCGTCGGGAGCATCGGCGTCTATGCCGCCCACCATGACCTCTCCGAGGCGCTCGCCAAGGAGGGGGTGAAGATCACGATGATCTCCGCCGGCAAGAACAAGGTCCTCGGCGCCGAGCACGAGCCGCTGTCGGAGGCGGCCCGCGCGGAGATCCAGGTGCACGTCGACGAGTTCTACAGCCTCTTCGTGAAGGCCGTCGCCCGGGGCCGCGGGGTCGCTCAGCAGGCCGTCCGCGAGGGCTTCGGCGAGGGCGCCGTCGTCGGGGCCGAGCGGGCCGTCCGACTCGGGATGGCGGATCGCATGGGCGGGATCGAGCAGGCGCTGGGGCGCGCTGCGCAGCTCGCGGGACGAGCGGGTGGTACCCGGGCACTCGCGGCCAGGTTCGATCACGACCTCGACGCCCGCCAGCGCTGGCACATGGGGGCGGAGATCGGGCGGCTCCGGCGCGACCCGATGACGCCGCTCGGATAGGAGGCCGATACCGTGCTCGATCCCCTGCGTCCCCGCAGCAATCCTCTCGCGGCCGGCGACGTGATCCGTCGCGCCGCCGAGGAGTCCCGCCGGCTCCTCGCCGCGGGGTCTGCCGCCCGGGGGCGGGACGTGGAGCGGCTCGCCACGCAGATCAAGAAGCTCGAGGGGGCGCTGGGCAAGTGACCGACGCCCTCGACGTCGAGCGAAAGGCCGCCTGATGGCTGACACACAGATCACTCCTGGCCAGGGCGAGCTCTTCTTCGGGCTCGACTCGAGGTCCCGCCGCCCAGCCGCCGGCGCCCTGGTGGCCACGGGCCTCGCCGCGAGCCTGATCCTCGGCACGATCTTGACGCCCGCGACGGGGGCGCTCGGCCTCACAGGCGCTGCCCCGGGCCTCGACGCCGCCACCGACACCGCCGTGACCCCGGCGACGGGGGCGTTATCGCTCTCCAGCGCGCCGCCCGTCCTCGGGCTGACGCTCACGCCCGGCCGCGCCGGCGAGGGCGTGACGATCACGTCCCTGGAGTTCGTCGGAGGCGCCTCCGAACTCGTCGTGGGCACGCGTCACGCGCCGGCGACGGGTGGCCTCCTCCTCTCCGGGGCGGCGCCCTCGCGCATCCTCGGGACGGTCCTCACGCCGCTCGTCGCCCCGGGGCCAGGTCCAGCCTCGCTGATCCTCGACGGGGCCGCGCCTGTTGTCGTGGCGTCCACCCGCATCACGCCGCAAGCCGGCTCGCTCTCGCTGATGGGCACCGCGCCGTCGGTGGTCATCGACCTCGGCATCCGGCCAGGCACGGGGGCGCTGTCGTTCGCCGCGGCCGCCCCGATACTGATAGGGGAGACGACTCGGACCCCGCTCAGCGGCCAGCTCGCCCTTGCGGGATCCCCTCCTGGGCTGGTCATCGACCATCGACTCACGCCTGCCACCGGCAGCATCGCTGCGATCGGCATCGCGCCGGCGATGGGACAGGACATCCGCCTCACGCCTCCTGCGGGCGCCCTCACGCTCTCGGGGGTCGCCCCCGGTCTGAGCACGCCGACTGCCATCACGCCAGCCACGGGCGCCCTGACGCTGACCGGCTTCGCCCCGAGCCTCCCGCAGGAAGGGATCCTCACCCCGGCGACTGGAGCGCTGTCCCTTCAGGGCGCCGCGCCGACTGTTCTCCAGGCGAGCTTCCTGACGCCTCAGGCCGGCGGCGTGGCACTTTCCGGAGCTGTGCCGGGAGCCGTTCAGGGCACCCCGGTCACTCCATCGGCAGGGAGTCTGTCCGTCTCGGGCCTTGCCCCGACGCTGCTGACGGACACCCGCATCACGCCGTCGGCTGCAGCCCTGGTGCTGGCCGGCAGCGCCGGCGCCGTGGAGATCAGCGGGCAGACCACGCTCACGCCCGGGACCGGTGCGCTGGTCCTCACGGGCCCCGCGCCGACGGTCTCACAGCAGATCCTGGGCTTCCCCAATGACATCACGCGCCTCAGCATCCGGGCCACCCTCGACGCCCCGGCCGCAGCGTGGGAGCTGGAGACGCCGGATCTCTCGCTGATGACCGGCGACGACGCCGCGACCACCGTCCGCCTCGCCATGGGCTTCCTGGACGGCTCCGACGTCGCCCAGCTCGTCAACCAGATCGAGGCGGGCCGGGTCACGGGCCGATCCTGGGCCGGTGCCAGGCAGGGCCTCAGCGTCCGCCTGCGGGGCCTGGACGCCATGGACAGCCTGATGAGGACCCAGCGGGCTATCCGCTACGTCCCCACCCCGCCCCCGGCCGTCCTGGAGGCTGTAGCGCCTGTTGAGGGCGAGCCCGAGGTGGAGACCAAGGTGGGCGCCTGGACAGCCAGGGGCATCGCCACGGATCTCCTGGCGGGCACCGGGCTGGCTCTTTACTGGGGCATCCGGGACTACACGATGCACGAGGAGTTCTCGGCGGTCGGCTCGATCCTGAGCCTGTTCCGCCAGCTCGTCGCCCCCTGGGACTTCGCCCCGCTCGGCGTGGACATCCGGGCGCAGGCCTCGGTGATCCGGATCACCCAGCGGGTGCTCTCGCCGGCGGCGACGGTCACCAAGACGATGGCCGCGGCCCGGTGCGATGCCGTCCAGGGGGAGCGCCGGCGGCACCCGCTGATCGGGTCGGTGGTGCTCGAGGGGCGGCTCGAATCCTCCCGGCTCACCCAGACCGTGGACGACGAGGGCGGGATCATCTGGGTCGGGGGCGATGATGAGGGGAACCCCGACCCGAACCGCGAGCCGCTCACGGTGAGGACGGCGCAGGAGACGAGAGACGCCTTCGGGACCGTCACCTCGCGCACGGAGCGCACGGAGCGGTGGCGCATGCCTGACCGGCTCCTCGAGTATAGCGTCGAGAAAGTCTTTCGCCTGGTCCCTGACTCAGATGGGAAGCTCAAGTTCGTGCAGACCAACGAGCAGGAGATTTTCATCACGCTCGACGAGTCGATCTATGGACCGCGGGGCCCGATCAACCAGCCGCTCCCGCGATCCTCCGTCACGATCGTCTCAACACTCGTTGAGCAAACCAGCAGCACGTCGGGGGTCAGCGGCACAGTCAAGAAGCTGAAGGAGACGCTGCGGGAAGCGACCGACTACACGTATGACGATCAACGATTCCTCCGTCTCCAGACGACGCGAGTCTGGCAGTACGCCTACGCGCTCGACGGCACGCAAACAATCACGAAGGCGGAGGAGGTGACGACGACGTGGAGGGATGAGTTGCTTGGGTGGATTCGCGTCACTGAGGCGCGGACGACCTTCGACAGGAACTGGCAACCGACCGGCAGCAGTAGCCGTGAACGCCTGGCGGCCGGCTATCCGCCCGGAGGGTTGCGGCCCCCGGGGAAAGGCCCGGTCATCTTCTTCTTCCCGCACGATGCCACCGGGCTGGCCGACTTCGCCGACGCCGACCTGACCCCGATCCGGCTGACGGCGACCCTCTCCGACGATCCGACGGCCATCCCCATCAGGTCCAGCAACCGCAACCTGGACGCGGCGGGCCTCGCCTACCAGCTCGCCCTCATCACGGCTTGCTCAGGCGTCTACGAGCGCCCGTTCCGCTTCGCGGGCCCGGCGATGCCCTGGCTCGCGGTCGGGGACGTGCTGGAGATCACGGCCTACACGCCCTACGCCGGCGCCGCGCCGATGAGCCTCGGACCCGCCCTCGTGCGCGACCTGACGATGACCTACACCCGCGCCACGGCGGAGCTCCGGGCCGAGGGTGAGGCCGTCGTCTACGAGGCGCCGTGACGGCGGATCTGCCCGCGTCGGCCGCGCCGGGGGACGCGGCGCATGCCCTGGCGACGGCCGAGACGTTCGCGGTCCAAGGCAAGGCCGTACACGCGCTCGTCGTCATCAGTGAGGGGCTCGTCCCGGCGCTGCTGCAGACGCTCCGGGCCGTGGCGGAGGACGCCGACGACCCGTCAGGTCAGCTCGTGAACCTCGGCTCTCTCGTGCTGCAGTGGCGGCTCCGCGCGGAGGTGATTCTCCAGGCCTGCGAGCAGCCGGAGACGATGGCGATCAACCGGGCGTACGGCTTCATGCCGCGGATCAACGCGGCCCCGCTCCAGGCCTTGCGCGAGATCCTGGAGGCCTGGGCCGCGAGGATCCAGACGCTTCCCCCCGGCCGGCCGCCGGCGGCTGACGTCTTCGGCCAATCCATCATGGCCGCCGCGCTCGCCTGCACCCTGAGCCCGCCGCCCGTGAGCGCCGCGGAGGAGACGGCAGCCCTTCACGCACTGAGGCAGGATTCCGCGCCGAGACCGCCCGCCGGCGAGATCGAGCCCGTGATCGTCACCGGGAGCGATGGCCGGCGACGGCTCTATCTGGTCGATTGCCACGGCCAGGGAACCCGCGTGTGATACGCCTGGCAGGCGATCGCCTGACATGATCCTCCCCGTCGCAGGCAACCTGGAGGCCGCCCTCCGCCAGCTCCGGAAGCGGCTCGAGCGCGACGGCACCTTC encodes:
- a CDS encoding S49 family peptidase gives rise to the protein MRYERILAEVLSMPWAIHRDMLAQLAGILALRAAGKRLTDEEIEARIAPGQERAAGRGARGQVGAIAVMPIVGLLLPRAEALSQTSGAVSTQELVAQFQQLVANESVGAIILDMDSAGGSVGGVAEFADAVFQARAVKPVVAFANPMMASAAYWIGASASELVVAPSALVGSIGVYAAHHDLSEALAKEGVKITMISAGKNKVLGAEHEPLSEAARAEIQVHVDEFYSLFVKAVARGRGVAQQAVREGFGEGAVVGAERAVRLGMADRMGGIEQALGRAAQLAGRAGGTRALAARFDHDLDARQRWHMGAEIGRLRRDPMTPLG